A genome region from Carya illinoinensis cultivar Pawnee chromosome 2, C.illinoinensisPawnee_v1, whole genome shotgun sequence includes the following:
- the LOC122299638 gene encoding transcription factor CPC-like isoform X2: MALKRSAFKPIICLCFPNSLLGNYLMSIIPSLKPHLLPGFLSSFFFSSFSFVSPTLFFSQFSCCWKAMDKRRRKQAKTSSGCSEEVSSIEWEFINMSEQEEDLIHRMYKLVGDRWALIAGRIPGRKAEEIERFWIMRHGEGFASRRKEVKRHGS; the protein is encoded by the exons ATGGCACTTAAAAGGTCTGCATTCAAACCcattatttgtttatgttttccaAATTCCCTTTTGGGAAACTATTTAATGTCGATTATTCCTTCCTTAAAACCACATTTACTACCTGGGTTTCTCTcctccttctttttctcttccttctcttttGTCTCTCCgactctttttttctctcaattttccTGTTGCTGGAAAGCTATGGATAAGCGTCGCAGAAAGCAAGCCAAGACCAGTAGTGGCTGCTCTGAGG AGGTGAGCAGTATAGAGTGGGAGTTCATTAACATGTCGGAACAAGAAGAAGATCTCATCCATAGAATGTACAAGCTGGTTGGTGACAG ATGGGCACTGATAGCTGGCCGGATTCCGGGTCGGAAAGCCGAAGAAATAGAGAGGTTTTGGATAATGAGACATGGAGAAGGGTTTGCTAGTAGAAGAAAAGAAGTGAAGAGACATGGTTCCTAA
- the LOC122299638 gene encoding transcription factor CPC-like isoform X1, whose translation MALKRSAFKPIICLCFPNSLLGNYLMSIIPSLKPHLLPGFLSSFFFSSFSFVSPTLFFSQFSCCWKAMDKRRRKQAKTSSGCSEAEVSSIEWEFINMSEQEEDLIHRMYKLVGDRWALIAGRIPGRKAEEIERFWIMRHGEGFASRRKEVKRHGS comes from the exons ATGGCACTTAAAAGGTCTGCATTCAAACCcattatttgtttatgttttccaAATTCCCTTTTGGGAAACTATTTAATGTCGATTATTCCTTCCTTAAAACCACATTTACTACCTGGGTTTCTCTcctccttctttttctcttccttctcttttGTCTCTCCgactctttttttctctcaattttccTGTTGCTGGAAAGCTATGGATAAGCGTCGCAGAAAGCAAGCCAAGACCAGTAGTGGCTGCTCTGAGG CAGAGGTGAGCAGTATAGAGTGGGAGTTCATTAACATGTCGGAACAAGAAGAAGATCTCATCCATAGAATGTACAAGCTGGTTGGTGACAG ATGGGCACTGATAGCTGGCCGGATTCCGGGTCGGAAAGCCGAAGAAATAGAGAGGTTTTGGATAATGAGACATGGAGAAGGGTTTGCTAGTAGAAGAAAAGAAGTGAAGAGACATGGTTCCTAA